GGCCAACCCCACAGACTACGATTCTCGCGAATCTCTTGTCTGGAGCGCCACCCTCGCCCTAAACGGACTGCTCTCCGCTGGTGTCGTCCCAGACTGGACAAGCCACATGATCGGTCACGAACTCACAGCTCTTCACCACATTGCCCACGCCCGCTCTCTCGCGGTTCTGCTCCCTGCTGTCATGCGTCAGCGCAAAGACCAAAAACGCGAAAAGCTTCTCCAGTATGGAGAACGGGTCTGGAAAATCTGTACAGGAACCGAAGACGAGCGCATCGAACTCGCCATCCAAAAAACCGAAGAATTCTTCCACGAAGTTGGCTTCACAACACGCCTTTCAGATTATGGCGTCAGCAAAAGCGACATCCCTGCAGTTCTGGAGAATCTCGAAAAGCACAACATGACAGCCCTGTCAGAGCGTGGAGACATCAGCCTTGATGTTTCCCGCGCCATTCTCGAAGACAGCCTGTAATCCACACACCGAGGGGAGAGGCTCATGCCCTCCCCTTTTTCCTCCCGTAAGGCAGCATTTTTCCACAGCGTTTCACACTGGATATGCACATGGCAAAAATCGCCTTTCCTCACACCCCGCCCTCATAAAAGCACGTCCCCCTCCACAAAACACCACACTGAGCAGCCTCTGTTTTGTGAGCATTCGCTCACTTTGTTGCACTGTAAAACAGTGTCTTCTTCAACTATTTTTACCTCAGGCACGTCAAAATTCCTTCCATCACAACTCCCTTTCTTTGCGGAAAAGCCCTTTCTGTGACTTTTTTTATTTTATTGTCACATTTTCTGCATTTTCACGTTTTTTCCCTATAATAAAAGGCCTTTTCGCCGATATGAATGTTGTAAACACTTCGGTGTTCAAGTATCTTGTCTTTTCCAGATATTGACCTGTTATACTTAAGGATTCATTTTGAACGGAGGGAATTGTGGGGATCTTTCGCAATTTGAAAACAATGTACAAGATCATGTTGCCTACCGCCGCACTCATAGTCATCGCATTCATTGGGATCGGCTATACAACTATGCACAAAAGTTCTCGTGCAATTCGCGGCGTTGCAGAGCGTGAGATGTCAGCGCTCGTCGACAAATATGCGAGCAAAATTCAAGCTCACATAGAACTCGGGCTGAACCAGTCGGCAGCATTGGCTTCTGCGTTTGCAGGTATGCGTGCGCAAGGAAAAACAATGGACAGAGACCTTGCAATGACCCTTGTACGCACTGTTATTGAAAGCAATAAAAACTATCAGGGTGGTAGCACATGCTGGGAACCTAACACGTTTGATGGACGTGATAGTGAATTCGTCAATGCGCCGTATCATGATGAAACAGGACGTTTTGTTCCATATATTTATCCTGTAGGGAACACAACACGAGTTATAGCTCTTCCTGAATACGACGTACCCGGTGCAGGAGATTATTATCTTGTTCCCAGGGATACACGTCGACAACACGTTACACCGCCCTACCACTACAAGGTTGATGGACAGCAGTACCTTCTTGCAACGACAGCAACTCCAATCCTTGTCAACGGAAAAGCCCTTGGCGCGGTCACCCTTGACCTGAACATCCAGAAACTCAACGACCTTATCAAAAGCATTAAGCCCTACGGCACAGGCTATGCTTTCCTGATGACGAATAAGGGCGTCATCGTAGCACACCCAGACGAAAGTCTAATTTGCAAAAATCTTTTCCAGGTCAGAAGCTCTGACCATTATGAGACACTGCGGCAGGCAATGGCTAACACCCAGCCTCTCTCAGAAATCCACACTTCTCCATTCACTGGAGAAAAAACTCTTGTCCGCTATATTCCCATTAGTCTTGGGCAATCCGGCGAGCACTGGTATATCGGAATCAACGCTCCGCTGGACAAAATTCTTGCGGATGCCACCGAGTTAACAAACTTCATCATGCTCGCAGGCGGCCTGACTATTCTTGCCGTTCTGATTGTTATCTTCTTCATCGCCCGAAGCATTTCCAAACCAATGGGTGTCATGGCCGATGCGGCAAAAGAAGTCGCAGACGGAAACTATGATGTCCATGTTGACGACTCAAAGTTTGGTGGTGAAATTCGCGACCTGAATAACGCCTTCCAGCTCATGGTTGCAGGTCTTGTGGATAACATCTCCAAAGCAAAAGAAATGACAAAGCAGGCTGAGGAGCAGACAGACAAGGCACAGATTGCGCTCAAGGACGCAGAAGAAGCCAAAAAGCTGGCAGAAAATGCCAAACGTGAAGGCATGTTGCAGGCGGCAGAGGACCTGACAGGCATTGTCACTCAGATTTCAAGTGCAACAGAAGAGCTTGAAGCACAGATTCATGAGTCCAACAAGGGTTCCGAGGTTCAAAAGGACCGCACAGCAGAAGCTGCAACAGCTGTTGAACAAATGAATGCCAGTGTCTTGGAAATCGCCCGAAGCGCAAGCCACGCCGCAAACTCCGCAGAGCAGGCCAAGTCGCAGGCCAAAGATGGCGGAAGCATCGTGCGAAATGTCGTTTCCAACATTTCAGAAATTCACGCGATGGCAGGCAAAATGGAAACAGGCCTCAACGAACTTGGTACTCAGGCTCAGGACATTGGTCAGGTCATGAATGTCATTACCGACATTGCAGACCAGACCAACCTTCTTGCACTCAACGCTGCAATTGAAGCTGCCCGCGCTGGTGAAGCGGGACGCGGATTTGCTGTTGTTGCAGATGAAGTCCGAAAGCTTGCCGAAAAAACAATGACGGCAACCAAGGAAGTCGCCCAGTCTGTCAGCGCAATTCAGAACGGCGCTCAGAAAAATATCGACAACATGGGTCAGACGGCAAACGAAGTTTCCAAGAGTACAGGACTTGCAAAAGAAGCGGGTGAGGCTCTTGAAAAAATCGTAACCATTGTGGATTCCACAGCAGATCAGGTTATGGCTATTGCCACGGCCTCGGAAGAGCAGTCCGCCGCAAGCGAACAAATCAACAAGAGCACAGAGGAAGTCAACCTTATTGCAGGTGACAATGCACAGGCAATGGAAGAATCTTCCCGCGCAGTGACAGAGCTTGCAAACCTGACCGAGCAGCTCACGTCTATTATTCAGCAACTTCGTAACGCATAGCGTTTCACTACAAACACAAAGGCCCCAGCATTTGCCGGGGCCTTTTTTTGTTATCTTTCAATTAGCACTCATTCTTTTTTATCCACTGAGGGAGAGCTGTGTATGCCGCCTCTGCAACCATCTTATGCGTTGCAGTCATGGGGTGCCATCTATCCCACCACATGTACCCATCAGGATCGGGATAGCTGTATGTTCCACTCCACTGTCTGTCCATGACCCGGAAAGCCTGAGTTGCAATCATCTCATCAAACACACGCTGAGCATCAAAAAGATACAGAGTCAGTTTTTCAAATGCGGTTGCATCCTGCGCCAGGGCACGAATCTTTGTATTGACGGCGTACGTCAGTTCACGAACGGATTCTGCAATATTCGCATAATCTGTTCTGTATGCCGGGGCGTGCGTAATGTCTGGGACTGTAGCGAGCATCACATAACGGGCACCCTTCTCTTCCAGTTCCTGCAAGGCATTCAAAATATTTTCCACCACAGACTCAGGAGAGACATCACCATAGCACACATCATTGATACCAATCAGCACAGTATGGAGTGTCGACTCAATCTCGGACTCTGGTGCATAGTTCTCGACCTGCCATTTCAACCCAGACCAGTCCTTTGAACCAGAAACATTTCCCAATCCGCTCTGCGCACCACACCAGGCCCGGTCTTCCAAGGGGAGTTCGAGCTTTTTTGCCAGATACTCGACCCAGACCAGACCATTACTTAAACGATTATATCCACAACCAAAGCTCAGGCCGTTATCTGAAAAGCTGTCGCCAAAGGCCACAAGTCGCTTCACCATTCTTCACTCCATTAAACAAGGTCATAAAATAATCACGATTATTTGCGTGTCTTACGCCGTGCGGCTCAAGGGTGCAAGTCCAGCCTTGGCACAGCATAAAAAAAGCCCCGAAGCACTTCGGCTTTCGGGGACTCATTTCATGCAAAAATTTTTCTTAATCCTGAGGCTCATGCAACAGCTCTCGAAGAGCATCAAGCCCCACGCCAGTTTCGCAGCTCACAAAATATATGTCTTTTACCCCAGCGTTCCGAAGAAAACGCTCCGCAAGTTTGCGGTTCGCCCCTTCTCTTTCAATGCGGGTCACAATCCCGATAACCTTTCGGTTAAACATTGGGACAAACATTGGCGGAAACTGGCTGGTTTTTCTGGTGGCATCCTGCACAAGGGCAAGGATGGTGCAATCTGCAGCCGAAGTAATGAGTGCCGGGTAAAATCTTGGATTTTCCAAAAACTCACCGGGGGTATTGATAAACTGACCACAAAACTCAACAGCCATAGCCCGGCGTGAACGAAAATCCAGACCAGAGAGAGTACGAATCAAATCGCTTTTTCCGACTCCAGTCTCACCTGCCAGCAGCATCTTTTCCATGAATCAACCCTGCTTATGAACGGGTCATGTCCACGCAGGCATAGTGCAGCTGCTCATCACAGTATTCGAGCACAGCCCGCAAAGAGGACTCAACACTCGAAACATCACCAGTCAAAAGGAGTGATCCTCCGAAGCGGTCAAGAAAACCAATCTCAACATTCGCAGCCTTGGTCGCTACGTCCGCCGCGATGATGACACCTTCGCTTGGAGTAATGGTCAAAATTCCAATGGCGTCATTCCCCTCTTCCATACCCAGCTTCAAAAAGATGCTTGGGTGTGGGCTGGCCACAACATGGGCAAGAGTCACCTGCTTGCCGGGAACGTATTCCTGAATGACACGCTGCGTTGGCTCATTCATCATCTTTGACATCTCGACCTCCAAAAATACTCAGCCCGTTCCGGCCGAGAGCCAACCGGAACGGGAGCATTCACTAGCGAGCAGAAGGGCTCTAAACGATCTGCTCAATAAGTCCCTTGCTCGGGGACGGGATCACAACATGACTCAGAACAGGTCCACCGTCACCAACGCCAGCAACGCCAGCGTCGACGGATGCCTGAACAGAACTCACATCACCAGTCATGAGAACGAAGGCCTTGCCACCAAGACCGGCAGCCATACGGATCTCGAGAAGGTCAACCAGACCAGCCTTTGCAGCGGCATCAGCAGCCAGAATGCAGGAGGCAGTCGTACAGGTTTCGATAACGCCAAGAGAATCAACAGGCGTCACGATGGAGGTTCCGCTCAGAGCAGGAATGACCTGATAATGAACGCTGGGAATGGTGAACCAGTCAACGACCATGTCGCCGCCAATGGCTCGACCAACTTCAACAGAACTGGTTACGGCAGAAGTGTCACCGGTAACAATCGCAATATAGCGGCCGGGACAGGTGGGACGGGCCATAACAAGCTGAACTTCTGCAGCCTTGATCATTTCGTCGGCGGCATGGATGCCAACCGCAATGCTGTTCAGTTCAATGCAGCCAATTGTGCTCAATCTCATTTCTTCCCCCTATCGATCAGCTCTGATGGTCACTTTGCCGTCAGAGATAGATTCAACTACGCCATCAATGCTGGCGTGAACTCGTGCACCCATTGCACCTTCAGGAATTTCACCCAACAGGTCGCCAACCTTTACCCGGTCGCCAACAGCAACCACACACTGGGCCGGAGCGCCAATGTGCTGTCCGAGGAGCAGAGTAACGGAAGACGGAGTAAAGCTTTCACCAGTCTTGGGATGATCCATGTACTGGGTCAGACCAAGGCGCTGAATAAGGCGCGAGGTCGGAACAAAACGGCTTTCTCTAAACGGGCTGCTGACCAGTTCCTCTTTGGAGGACTCCCAGCGGACCTTGCCCTGCATCAAGACACGCTTGATCTGGGCGTTGACTTCACGAGGGGAAATCATCATGGGGCATGCGAACTTTTCGCACACGCCACACTCGGAGCACAAAAGTGCTTCTTTTGCGACCTCAGAATCAAGTTCATGAGACGCGAAAACCCGCATCAGCTTATGCGGATGCAGGGAGTGACCCAGAAGGTTTCTGGGACACAGATCCGTACACCGGGTACACTGGCAACAAATAGAATTTGTTATCTTCCGGATGCGCTCGGGATCTTTAATTTTGCCAGCAACAACGTTGTGCTCTGGCGGCAGAACAATCAGGCCACTGGTCGTCTTGGTAACTGGCTCCTCAATGGATGCCTTTACCCGGCCCATCATAGGACCACCGTCGACCACTTTATAATCCTGAATTGTCGGCCCGCCTGCATAGGCGAGCATGTCAGAAATAGCGGTGCCAACTGGAACTTTGACCACCATCGGGGTTTTCACCTCGCCAGTGACCGTCACGTACCGGTGCGTGACCGGCGTTCCATCCATGGCATGAGCGACGTTTAAAAGGGTTTCAACATTACTGACCACAGCTCCCACCTGGAGAGGAATGCCTCGTTCTGGGACCGTCTTGCCAAGCACTTCGTGAACGAGCACATGCTCGTCACCAGCCGGATAAAAATCCTTGAGTTCAAAGACTTCAATCTGACCACCGGGTACTTTGGCCACGGCGTCTTTTACCACTGCCATTGCGTGTTCGTGCTTGCCTTTCAGGCAAATGATGCCGCGTTTGGCACCAACACAGTCCATCATGGTCTGTAATCCACGAATCACCGTCTGGCATTCAGATTCCAAGAGATACGGATCGCTCATCAGAAGCGGCTCGCAGGAAGCACCGTTTACCAAAACGGTATCAACACTGGCGTCAGCCTTGACGTGGGTCGGAAGTCCGGCACCACCGGCTCCTACCACACCAGCTTCTTTAATCCGTGTCACAATCTGCTCTTTCATTGCACCCCCCTGCCGACAGTATAATCGGCCAGTATGCTACTCAGGTCCACATTGCGCACGTGCCCTCCGAAGCCGCAGTAGCTATGGCTCCAAAGGGCACGAATGGGAGCAGCCTAACTACCAGGCATGCTCCAAAAGCGTCTTGACGTCGCCAAGGAAAGGACGTCTGGGGTTACCAGCCGTACAAATGTCATCCAGGACATTCTTGGCGATTGTGTCCATGCTGTCCCGGTACACCTTTTCGGCGATCTGAAGACCGCTGATACGGTTCGGGATTCCCATGGACTCGTTGAGATCTTTGACTGCCTTAATCAGGCTAGCCACGCCCTCTTCCACCGTGGAAGCAGGCAAAGAAAGAAGCTCAGCGATTTCGCGGTACTTGACGCCTGCGTCAAACGCGTTGAAGCGGATGGCGTGAGGCAGAATCACTGCGTTGGCAAGGCCGTGAGGAATATGGAACAATCCGCCAAGGCTATGAGCAACGCCGTGGGTGATTCCAAGTCCGCTGTTATTGAATGCCATGCCTGCCATGCAGGAACCGAGCAGCATGTGCTCGCGTGCTTCCATATCGTCGCCACACACATAAGCGCGGAACAGATACTTAAACACGTAGCGCATGGCGTACTTGGCATAAATGCTGGTGAAAGCATTGGCATCCAAAGAAACGTATGCCTCAATAGCGTGAGTCAGAACGTCCATACCCGTTGCAGCGGTCATTTTGGCCGGAAGTGTACGGGTAAAGCGGGCGTCCAGGATTGCCATGTCAGGAATGAGTTCCTCGTCATTAAGAGGAATCTTCACGTTGTTCACTTTGTCAGTGATAACGGAGATGGCAGTCACTTCGGAACCGGTGCCACTTGTGGTGGGAATAGCCACCAGCATGGGCTTGGCCTTTTCCGGGCTCACCTTATGGGCAAAAAATGCGATTGCTTTTGCTGCGTCAATAGAAGAACCACCGCCGAATGCAATAAGCAAATCAGCGTTGTCCTTCATGAACAGCGACACGCCTCTGGTTACTGTCTCCAAAGACGGATCTGGCTCAACCCCATCAAAAACACGATGGCCAATGCCAGCGCGATCCAGATGGCTCTTAATACGATCGGCGAACCCGTTTTTGACCATAAAGGGATCGGTCACGATGAAGGCCTGCTTTGCAGCTACCTGCTCGAGGGTCTCCAGGGCATCTTCGCCGTAGCATATTTTGGTTTTTCCGTAGAATTGTGTCACCCTCGGATCCTCCACTCTGCTGAAACAAGAAGTTAATACGTCAGACGTCAGGGAAACATCAGGAAGAGATAATGCGCAGTAATTCTTCCTGAAAAGATCCCCGGCGACTCGGCTCTTTGTGATGAAAGGGCACCACGCCTTGCCGAAAAGGCTTTGAGCAAAAACTGGCAGTTTTCCCTCCTCTGGAAAAACTGCCAGCCTTGCTAAAAATCTGCTCCCTAAGTGCTGCATCCGGAAAATTGAGGGAACCGGAACAGCGTTTTTTTACGGAAAAGGCCGAAAGGGAGCATCCGGCCTAGTCCGAAAGCGGCATTATTTACCTGCGCGCTGGGGAAGGATGGTCTCCACTTCGCTGTGGGGACGGGGGATAACGTGGATGCTGATGAGTTCACCAACACGGTCAGCAGCAGCTGCACCAGCGTCAGTAGCAGCCTTGACTGCACCCACATCACCACGAACCAGAACGGTCACCAGACCGCCACCGACCTGCTCGCGGCCGATGAGTTCAACGTTAGCAGCCTTCACCATTGCGTCAGCAGCTTCAACAGCGCCAACGAGACCTTTCGTCTCGATCATACCCAGAGCATTCATCATACTCGTCTCCTTTTAACCGGTTACTTAGAGATTCACTTTAACGGTCATGACCACTTTTGTACTCAATGTGTACAAGGTGTTCAGATCGTTAATGCCATACTTTTCTTTGAGGACTGAAGCCACTGCAAGGATCAGACGTTCGTCTTCTTCGCTTGCGTCGCTTGCCTCGCCTCCGTCCTGCACGGGAGCATTAGCTGCATGAGCAGCTGCATGTGCCGGCTGGCCGCATGCAACACCTTCAGGCTTCGGGCCATAAACAACGGTAATGCCCCGCTTGCTGAGAGCATCTTTTGCTCCGGCGGTCAGGATGATAGAGCCATCAGCGTAGAGGGTGTTTGTGTCCTGGCAGATGTACTGGTCAAGATTTTCTACCCCTACAAGTTTCTTTTTCATCACTTACCTCACACCGCTTGTTAGGGCCCGAACAACCGAGATGTCGGGCCGGGGGATAACCACCGCGTCCAAAAGGTTCTTGCCAAGCGCAGTTTTTGCGGACTCAGCGGCCTCTCGAACAGCAGCAACATCCCCACCGATCACGAAATACGATTTTCCATTAATACCCTGTCCTGTCACCAGCCGAAGCAGTTCAATACTGGCCTGCTTCACGGCACAGTCAGCGGCATTGACTCCAGAAGAAACTGAGCGGCACTCAATAACTCCCAAAGCATCACCGAGTCTGGCTCTTTGGCTCTTCTTGAGCACAGCCGTCACCTGAGGTGAAATATTGGAGATAACAAAGCTGTCCTTGAGCGGACGTCCTGACTCGCGAGCTGCTGTAACCGAGGCCTCCACAGCCTCTCGGTCACCACTCACGTAGATCAGGTAGCGGCCGGAACAAATTGTTCCTGCCCGTACAAGCTCAACGTCGGCAACTTTGACCATCATATCTGCCAGCTCGGCACCAGCAGCTATGCCTCTACTCTCCACAACACCAAGGGTATCCACGTCTTACTCCTTAAGACGCCGTCAGCTCGTCGATAATACCGACGATGGCAGCATCAACAGGACTCTGTTCGTTGCGCAGGGCCTGTCTGGCAGAGCTTCCGGTTGTCACCAGAACCTGCTCGCCAATGCCAGCACCTACACAATCCACTGCGATAAAGCTTTCATGAGCGGCCTTATCTGCAAGGTCCACACGCTGAACAACCATCAACTTCAACCCGTTGAGGGTGTCTTCCTTGCGCGTGGCCCAAACGTTGCCGATAACCTTGGCGATAATCATATGCACACCTACAGCTGTTTCAGGATGTTCACACTCAGATTCTTTGCAGCTTCTGCTGCAAGAGGTGTAATGAGAGCATCAGTGGGTACGGCCAACGTGGATGCTCCAGAGTCTGCAGCCTGTTCCACGATTTTTTCAGTCACCAGAGACTCGCGGACACGCGTGGTGTCTGGACGCTTGAAGCTGAATTCTTTCAGCCCAAAGCCTGCGAGTGTTTTCTCATAGGACTCATACATGCTCAGGAGCGGTCCCGGAGCGGTTTCGCCATACTTGCGGTACTCAAATTCGAGCACCTCAACCTCTTTCCCCAGAAGGAGAACACGCAGCACTTCAGCAAGAGTCTTGGTAGAAGCGCTTCCGCGAGCGAGGTCGGCCATACCGCCAGGGCACAGGGAAGGAAGAATATACCGACAGGGAGTCCGATCTCCCATGTCCTCACCGAGGAAGTACAAATCAGCAGCTTCTTCAAGGCAGGATTCCACCTTGCTCACCAGGGACAGCTCGCGATTGGCGAGGACCATGACACATGGCTTCTGTACCTGCTGTTGCTGAAGCTGCTTCATCACCTCTTCGGCAATGGAGCGAATAAGTGCATCCACGTCCATGAATTCTCTCCTACGCGCTGCAGTTAAGGGCAATGCCAAGAGGCGTAACGAGGAAAGGATTTGCGGGCTTGTAGACAGGCACGCCAATCTCTTTTTCCATTACTTTCTCAATATCCTTGAGGCAGCAGGTACCACCGACGAGATAGACGGCGGAAACGTCACGGCCTTCAATGTGATCTTTGACAATCGTGCCCATCTTCTGAACAACCGGGCGGACAACAGGCAGAATTTCCTTCTGACGGTCCTTGGCTTTTTTGAGGTCTTCGGCCTCTTCAAAGCTCACCCGATAATTGCCAGAAATAACCAGAGTCAGATGCGTGCCACCAGTTGCTTCGTCAGCCACATACGTGACCTTTCCATCTTCGAGAACAGAAAGACCCGTAGTGCCACCGCCGATGTCGACGATGACACCATTCTGAAGCCCCAGAACAGCATTTGCGGCAGTCGGTTCATCCAGAATATTGGTGACTTCCAATTCTGCGGCTTCAACCACATACCGATGGGTCTTACAGTCGTTCTCAGAGGTTCCGGGAGGAACCGCAATGGCAGCATGAGTCAGAGGACGTCCGAGACGCTCCTCCAACTCCTGAACCAGTTTGCGAACAATTCTGGTGGCGCCAATGTAATCCACCACCAGACCGTCTTTAACCACCTGAGCAAACTCCATTGCGCAGGCCACGGGCTCTTTCTTCCCATTCAGCACCACGACTACAATGTAGGCGGTACCAAGGTCCACACCAACAAGAAGCTCTTCGTTTGGGTCCACCTCAACGGTGGTTTCCAAACACTGCTCCAAAGCGGTTATCTGCTGATCTATGGCAGTGAAATCCATATGCGGCACCCTACTTTCTCACAATTGTGCCAGTGACTTTCGGGCTCCAGCCACAGCTGTTGCCTTCGTCAGCATCAATGTGCATAGCCAGTTTGAAATTGTCGCCAACGCGAACCAGGACATCTTCGAGGATGACCGGACGGTCGCCATTAATTTTGACACACACAACGTCTTTGTCGTGCAGACCAAGGCGTGCAGCGTCTGCAGGACCCATGTGAATGTGACGGGAAGCCACAATCAGGCCCTCTTCGAGACCAATGATGCCATTCTGGGAAGCCAGGATGACACCAGCGGAACCCTTGAGGTCGCCGGACTGGCGCACGGGAGCGTCTTTGATGCCGAGAGAACGGGCATCAGTCTTGGACACCTCAACCTGGGAGGTGCTGCGAGAGGGGCCAAGAACAGCAACGTTGTTCATGACGCCCTTGGGACCGATGAGTCTGACACGCTCTTCTGCAAGGAACTGTCCGGGCTGGGAAAGTTCACGAACAGCGGTCAGGGGATGACCAAAAAGCTCAATGGCATCAGCTTCACTCAGGTGCACGTGACGTGCAGAAATTTCGACTGGAATAGGTCCAGTCTCCGTAGCGCAGGACGGGGATGCGGGAGCTGCGGTATCGCAGTGCATTTCTCCCATGACATTCTTAATAACCCCGTTCAGGATTTCTCTAATTGCGTTCTCGTTCATGCTCGCTCCGCTCACAGAGATGTACCGACATTTTGAGCATCATGCTGATGAACACGGTGCTGTCGTGTTAATTCGGGTCTCACGTTTGTTGCTTGCTTCACAGGTGCAAAACAGTGAGGCCCTGCTCTTTCTGCCAGAAACTCTGGCAGCTTTTTTTGAAAGGTGGTGGAGAAGGACATCTGCCCTCCTCCACCGTAACCGGGTAAAAAGCACTACATAACTGTAGTGTGCTCACCTGGTGCAGGAATATTATTCACCGGCCTTGGGAAGGATGGTCTCAACTTCGCCGTGAGGACGGGGGATAACGTGAACGGAAACGAGCTCGCCAACAGTCTGAGCTGCTGCTGCGCCTGCGTCGGTAGCTGCCTTGACAGCACCCACGTCGCCACGAACCATAACGGTCACGAGGCCGCCGCCAACTTTGGTCTTGCCGATCAGGGTGACGTTAGCAGCTTTGACCATTGCGTCAGCTGCTTCGACAGCGCCTACGAGTCCCTTGGTTTCGATCATTCCGAGTGCGTTAGAGCTCAACATGGTGTGT
The window above is part of the Desulfobaculum bizertense DSM 18034 genome. Proteins encoded here:
- the eutJ gene encoding ethanolamine utilization protein EutJ, with protein sequence MDFTAIDQQITALEQCLETTVEVDPNEELLVGVDLGTAYIVVVVLNGKKEPVACAMEFAQVVKDGLVVDYIGATRIVRKLVQELEERLGRPLTHAAIAVPPGTSENDCKTHRYVVEAAELEVTNILDEPTAANAVLGLQNGVIVDIGGGTTGLSVLEDGKVTYVADEATGGTHLTLVISGNYRVSFEEAEDLKKAKDRQKEILPVVRPVVQKMGTIVKDHIEGRDVSAVYLVGGTCCLKDIEKVMEKEIGVPVYKPANPFLVTPLGIALNCSA
- a CDS encoding phosphate propanoyltransferase — translated: MNENAIREILNGVIKNVMGEMHCDTAAPASPSCATETGPIPVEISARHVHLSEADAIELFGHPLTAVRELSQPGQFLAEERVRLIGPKGVMNNVAVLGPSRSTSQVEVSKTDARSLGIKDAPVRQSGDLKGSAGVILASQNGIIGLEEGLIVASRHIHMGPADAARLGLHDKDVVCVKINGDRPVILEDVLVRVGDNFKLAMHIDADEGNSCGWSPKVTGTIVRK
- the eutM gene encoding ethanolamine utilization microcompartment protein EutM — translated: MSSNALGMIETKGLVGAVEAADAMVKAANVTLIGKTKVGGGLVTVMVRGDVGAVKAATDAGAAAAQTVGELVSVHVIPRPHGEVETILPKAGE